Part of the candidate division KSB1 bacterium genome is shown below.
GAATGCTGCTTTGATAGATCGATCAGCCAATTGAACTTCCTCATCGGTCACAGGATCTGAGATCAAAATTTGCTCCGTCAACCGCACCACACCGATATTCAAGCTGATCTTACCTAATAGTTGCCGATCCTGGCTGAGAATGAATTCGGTGCTCCCGCCGCCCACATCGAAGATAAGCCACCGTGCTTTCGGGACAGGCAAACTGGAAATAACCGCCAGCCAAGAGAGGCGCGCTTCCTCTTCACCATCGATGATTTGGATGTTCAAATTAGCTTCTCTGCGCAACCGCTCAACGAAATCTTGTGCATTAGCAGCAGTGCGCAGCGCCATCGTACCGACTGCCAGAATGTGATCCACTTGTTGCTCTCGGGCAATGCCCAGAAACTTCTGAATTGCAGCGATGCTGCGTTCCATTGCAGCAGTATTGAGAAGACCGCTGCTATGCAATCCTTGCCCCAATCGTGTTACCTGAGAGGTATCCAGCACCGTTTCCCAATCTCCGTGGGCATTCTTTTCGGCAATCAGAAATTTTATCGCGTTGGTCCCAATATCGAGAACCGCTGCTCTTCGGATCTCCAAAGCCATGTTCCTCTCAACGAATTAATTCCACCGTTTCTCTCTGATCACTGATCACTAAAACCCCTTTCATCTATTCCTCCCCAATTTCTTTTCCCAGAAAATTGCGAAACCAGAATTGAACATTCTCTCGCGTAGAATGATTTCGCTTTGTCCCGCCAACACCATGTCGAGCATTTGGATAGAGCATCAATTCAAAATCTTTATCAAGGTCCTGAAGTTTGCTGATAAGCTGAATGGTATTTTGCATGTGAACGTTATCATCCATGGTCCCGTGTGTGATCAAAAGATGTCCTTTGTATTTATCGGCGTGAGTGAGCACTGAACCAAATTCGTAGCCCTGAGGATTTTCGTCAGGCCGGTCCATGTAGCGTTCCGTATAAACGCTATCGTACAATCGCCAATCGACCACAGAATATTCGGCAATTCCATGGGTGAAGTAGTCCGCACCATAGGTCAACGCCATGCATGTGGTGTAACCGCCATAGCTTCCCCCGGCGATACCGATACGATTGGGATCAATAAAAGGCTGGCTGCGCAACCATTTTGCCGCCTCGATGAGATCATTCATCTCCCATTTCCCCAGATTGCGATGCATCAGCGCCACTCCTTTTTTTCCGAAATGACCTGAGCCACGATGATCGACGCTGATCATGATGATGCCATGTTGCGCAAAATAGTGCCATCTCAACGATGGGAACGAATTCGACACAGTAGCGGCGGCCGGACCGCCATAGATCTGAAACAGAACTGGGTAACGCTGAGAAGGATCGAAATTCGGTGGCAAGACCCAAATAGCGGGTAAATCATAGCCATCGCCGGATGGGATGCTAAATAATTCCACCTTGCCCAGATCATATTCGTCAAGTAGAGGTGTCCTTTCGGTCCCGAGCGTACGGATGATTTTTCCTTCGGTATCGCAGAGATCGAGTTGGCTCGGATGATGAATACTTTGATGCCGATCGATAAAATATTTTCCGCCCGGCGCAACTTGGCATCGGTGGCTGCCAGGGGTTTTTGTGAGTCGCTTCAAATTTTTACCTTTTAAATCGACGACATAAAGATGGTTTTCGGTGGAGCGCTCTTTTGACCCATGGAAATAGACTAGATCATTCGCCTCGTCCACCAGCGCTATATCATTCACATTCCACTCACCGCTGGTCAGCCGCTGTTTCAATTGACCATCCAAGTCGTGATAATAAAGATGTGCCCAACCGTCTTTATTCGAGCGAAGCAACATCCCTCTGCCGTCTTTGAATAAATAGAGATCCTCAAAAAACTCAACCCAGCTATCCTGATGCTCTTGATAAATCAGCTTGATTTGACCGGTATTGGGATCAGCCGAGTAGATAATCAATTGATCCTGCCCACGATTCATCCATTGAAACAATAATTGTTTGCTATCTGGCGTCCAAAACGGCCAGGCCACATAGTGATCCGCCCGCTCATCGAGATCGACCCAGACCAGCTTGTTCTGATCGAGATGATAAATTCCCAGCCGGACATAAGGATTTGGATCGCCTGCTTTGGGATAGCGAGTGATCTCAAGTTCGCCATGCACACCATCAGCCCGATAGAGCGGGAAAGTCGGTACAGGGCTATCATCGAATCGCAGGAACGCGATCATGTTGCTATTCGGCGCCCACCAGAATGCTGCATAGCGCGAGGCTCGGCCTAAGATCTCTTCATAATACACCCAAGAGGCATAACCATTGTAGACCGTCTCGGACCCATCACAGGTCAGTTGGCGCTCAAGCCCGCTCTCCAGGTCCAATGCGTAAAGGTTATTTTGTCGCGTATAGGCAACATAGCGCCCGTTGGGCGAAAACTTCCCATTTTTCTCTGGAGCTGGTGTGGCAGTGATCTGTCTGAAGATTCGTTTCAAAGGAGAATAATAATAAAGATCATTTTCAGAGTTGAAGAGAAAACCGCTGTAATCCTCCAAACGATCTTCAAAGCTTTGCAACGAAAATCCCTCTGACAGGAGATCCTTGTGCTTCTCCTCGTCAAAATAAATCGATGACTCTCCAGTGCGGGCATTGACTCGCAGCACCTTCCGAGTCGCTTTTGGACCTGTTCCAACTATTTGCCACTCCAGGTAATGTTTCTCATCCAGCCATCCAACGATCATGGGCAAATTTCCCAACAATTTTGGCTCAGCTCCTTTGAACACCTGGTTGAACGTGAGTCGCTTTTTTTGTGCCCAATTGTCCGAATAGGTCATTCCAAGTAATGAAAAAGTAACGAGCCAGAAAATAATCTTACCAAATCTCCCTTCCATGGTCACCTCTTTGAATTTCGATCAAAATTAATATCGGCAAATATAAGTGGAACTTTGCTAGGCCTAATTCTTTCGATTGGCCTAATAATAACGAAAATTATTTTTAATTTCAAGCATAAAATCCCTCATCAGAAAAAAGATCACGAAATGGAATTTCATAATTAGATGTCGTTTCTCAGTCACTTAATTAAAAAAAATCGAATGGAGGATTTCAACAATTGATCTTCATCGAACCTTATTCTTGCTTTTTTAAATTTATTTTTGTACATTTGCCATCGCTTTAAAATTGTGGTTGATCATTTCTATACGGATTGATGGAATGAAGCTGAATCGACTGAAAGTTGCACTATTGTTCACATTGGTGATACTTTGCACTGGATGCGACCTGACAACCAAATGGTTGGCTGCTCAACATCTCCAATGGGCCAATCCCGTGACCATTATTCCCAATTTGATCGAACTTCGCTATACGGAAAATGAGGCCATTGCGTTCAGTATGTTGCGTTCGATCGATTCTGGGACGCGGAGGTGGATCATCTATTCGCTGTCCACTTTTGCGTTGATCTTCCTTGTGCTGATGATTTGGGAGGTACGAAAAGATTCATTCCTGGGATTGACAGCGTTGATGCTGATTCTCTCGGGTGCAATTGGCAATCTGACCGAACGGATCTTCCGCGGCTATGTGATCGACTTCATTCACCTCCATTATTATGATCGGTTCAGCTGGCCAATCTTCAACGTTGCGGACATTCTGATCACCTGCGGCGGAATTCTATTGGCAATCCTGATGCTCCGCAGAAAGAAAAAACATACTGAATAATTTGGCCACTATCAATTGGATGAAACAATATAATAATCGGCACGCCATTGCTGCCGCCAATTTGATGTCATTATTAAAATGATTTTTTATCGTTTTTTGAAACGATCTTTCCCCTCCAAAATCGCTCTATGCATCCTTTTCGCGCGATTCGAGCGGTGAACTCATGATCATTTCATCTCGATAATGCAAATGGGGCATAGGGGGATCAATCAAATTCATTTGTGTAAACCATGGTTTCTTCGTGAAGAGGCAATGATGATGGATTTCAGCGTTGTTCCCACAGCACCAATTGATGTCGATCAACTAAAAGCTCAATTGATAAACTTATGCGACCAATTCAATATTACCCGATTTGAACCGGATGACATCGTTGAACTCATTGAAGATGGAGAGACTGTCGACTGGATTATCAGTCAATTGCGATTGGATAATGCGGAACTGGATGGGGCGCAATTCGAATCAGTACTAAATGGGCTGGCATCGGTCCTTGCCCCTCCAAAAGAAGCGGAATTGATCGAGGAAGCGGGGGTTGAGGCTGGTGAGGAACAGCCTGAAGTCGGCGAGGTGGAAGAAACGGAGGCAGCAGAGGCGATCCCAAGCATTGATCTTTCGCAGCTTGATCTCGGACAATTGGCCCCTCAGCTGGAAGAGTTGATGGGCGCGAAGTTGCCTCCTGGGATTAATTTGAAACAGATCCAAAAAATGATGGCCTCTCCTCAGGGCGCTTTTTTGGCCGATTTCGGATTGTTCTGTCAGGAGCAGGGGTTCGATATGAACGCCATATCGGATCCAAAGCAGCTTGAGGCATTGAATGAGCAATGGATGGCAACACCGAGACCAGCCTTTGAAGGCAAAACTCCTGCCGAAGTCGCCCGAGAAAACCCAACGCTTTATTCGTTTAAAAAAGTGGAAACATACCGCCGAACCGAACCGCGCATTGGCAGAAACGACCCTTGCCCCTGCGGTAGTGGGAAAAAGTACAAAAAATGTTGTGGGAAAGGGAAATGACGAATTGAAACTTTTCAGATATCATAAATCACAAATCCCTTAGCAGCAGGCGACGATGATTTTTAGGGAAAAAATGCTGGAAATTGAATCAAGATAGGCCATAAATTATCACAAATCCCTTCTCTCCATGCCAGGGCATCAGTTATGGTCAAAGTTTATTGTGCTTCTTTATATCGCTATGAAATTATCAGAGTCCGAAAGCACCTTGTTTTTTAATTTGTACCATCCTTTGCTGCTGTTTGCAAATCAGCAATACCCAGTGATCAACGACGTGTTTACTGTGGATGGGTTGCGAAAAAAGTCTTCCGAGCAGTTGAGCGCGCTGCGACAGGTGCTCTACCAGTATCCAATTTTATTCGATCAGTTCGTTGCTGCGAATCCATTTCATTTTTTACCGCATGAACTGGAACTCATCAAAAGCTGGCAACGTTGGATCGTTGGGCGTTTTTTTATTTTCAGGGAGACCAATTATTACACCATTTTTCTTTCGAACATTCGGCCAATCCGAGCTTACGCGGTTCTGGCGCTCAACTCCCGATTCTCTGAAATCTTTGCTGCCTCTTTGCCCGTTTATGTTGAAACAGCTCTATTGCCCTTTCGCGACAAAATAATCGCTGATGGAATCTTCAGCTATTTTCGATTGCAATTCAGCCATGGCTTCATCCGTAAATTGCATCAATCCTATATGGAGGCGATTGATCACGAAGGCATCATCACATCACTTTAATCCTTTAGATCATTTTGGGATCGAGTTTTCAAATCCAAAGTAGATTCGACCTTCATTCCAAAAATTTCATACCGCTTACTTCGCAGCACACCCTTAGCTGTGATCGAAATCGATCGTTTAATATCTGGTAGTGCCAATTTCATGCGGTCATTAGCTTTTCATTTCATCATTTCTTGCTATTTTAGCATTCAGCGGCGAGACCATTCTCCGATGACCCTTGCTCAGCCACAAGCTGCGTTTGTTGTCGGTTTGCAATTTAGATCATGTTTAGGGTTTTGAGGAGAAAGATGCCCAAGGAGATAGTAATGATCGATCCAAGGGTGGTCATGACGATGATGTTGCCGGCCAATTCGCTATTGCAGCCCATTGCTTCCGCCATAACAAAGCTGACGATGGCGGAGGGGGTGGCGAACAAGAGAAATACCACCCCCAGGTCCTGACCAGAAAGACCCAATCGAAAGCCCAGCACTGCGATGGTTGCAGGGATAATGACGATTTTCAAAATGGTAGCGACCGCCGCCAATCGCGCATCTTTTTTGATTTGCTCAAAATCCAATGAACCGCCGATCCCGAGCAGCGCCAGGGGCAATGTAATAGCCGCCAGGCTATTGATGGTTGTGATCAAAAACTGAGGTAACTCGATGTCGAAATACGAAAATGGCAGGGCGATGATGGTCGCAAGGATAAGTGGGTTGGTGAAAATTTCGGACAACATCTGCTGGAGCGTCAACTGTTTGTCGGCCCGGATCGGTACCGTCAATGCGATGATTGCCAGAATGTTATAGAGTGGCATGACGAACGCCAACAAAATGGCCGCCTTACTCAGCGCTGCCGGACCAAACATGTTAGCGATCAGGGCAAAACCGATAATTGCAAAATTGCTGCGAAAACTGCCTTGAATAAATGAAGCGCGATCCCGACCATTATTTGACAACCCCAGAGAGATCAGCCAGCTCAATGCAAAAAAAAAGAGCACACTGAGATAAACAAACAGGATCAGCTTTAGGCTGAAAGTCATTTTCAAATCGGTGCGCGAAAGGCTCTCGAATACCAGTGCTGGGGCGGCAACGGTGAACACGATTTTCGAAGAGATGCTCACAAAATTGCCATTGATTAACCCCTTTTTCTTCAATCCATATCCCAAAAAAATAATCAAGAATACCGGGGCCACCCCATTGAATGAGAAAATCAGATTTTGCATCGAAGGTTCTCTATTTCTCTCAAGGATTTTCATCGCGACAGATCGGTTGAAAATCCTCATTGTAAAATATTCTGTTTTTGCTCCAAATAATAAATATAATTCTCGAAAGAGACATCGGAGGGCACACGATGATCGACCATCGGGATATAGCCTCCCTGGTCTACCAGCGGAGCAATTCGCTCCAGCTCCCGATCGATGGCTTCTTTGCCTTTGATCAATGCTGTTTTATCCACACCGCCCATTAATAATATCGCATTGCCATATCGCTGTCGCAGCAGAACCGGATCGGTATGGAGCGCCTCGATCGGAAACATGCAATTGATCCCTGCCTCCAACCAACCAGGCACTAACTCATATATACAGCCATCGCAGTCAAGCACATTAATATCGACGCCATATTTTTGCAGCGCTGCCGTAACCCGTTTATAGCGTGGCACCATCAGTTCCTGAAACAGCTTGGGCGAAATCAACGGCCCGCGATTATAACACATATCCTCCCACCACCAGGCCATATCGACTCGAATTCCTGGGAGACTTTGCTCGATCAGCTGCAGTGTCAATTGGGTCAGATGCTCCATCATCTCTTCCACCCAGTCGCGATCAGTCATGATCGCAATAGACAGGTTTTCCATCCCCATCCAGTTTCGGAGAACGCCATAAAGGGAGCCGGCATCGAATCGGATTGGCATCCCGATCGCATGAGCTTCCACCACGGCTGCTCGAACATCTCCGATTCGCTCAGCGAAATTCGGATCGAGATGCTCAGTTCGATAGCGTTCCCAATCTTCCCGGGTCTCAATACCGAATTTCAGATAGCGAGGGATGGTCTCACCAAATTTTGGTGACTGACAGATGATCCCTTCTTCATTTTGATAGACCCTGTAGTCGGCTCCTTCCTCTAATACACGGTAGTCGAACCGCGGACAAAGGCCATTTTTAGCAGGTAGCCAGGGGATAATCTCTACGCCCTCCAACCCCAAATATCGTTCGACATCTTGGTTCGTTTTCACATGAACTGGCAGACCTTGCGTATGCCATTTCTCGATCGTCTCATCCCAATAGCCGAATTCCATATTAGGAACGCGATCTGGCTTTTGCCAGTGCATCACTCTATAAAAACGTTCTTGGGTCGTCATTTTCGTCTCCAGTCATTGGTTTGACTTTAGCCGTCTGCAAGATTCCAAAATGCTACCCTGGGAATGTAGACACATCTGAATTTGCCGTTCAAAAAAATTAACGATGATCTTGCATTCGGAGCAATGTTTGGATCGATTTGAATCGCTTAATATAGTGCTCTCGCCCTAAAATAGCAAGCAAAACTTTCTGTTTGATCCAAGCCATATGAGACAAAAGTTTTCCTTGAAATTTTGGTTTTTTTTCTTAAATTGAATCTATAAGCATATCGATCTCGATAAACTGCTCTCCATTTTTATGATGAGCAGAACTTTTTGCAATCTCAAGGAATGATAGATCGAAATATTAGGATTGGAGCAATAGAACGAATCGTCAAAATAGGAGCGAATATCAGTGACGCCGAGAGTTGAGAAATTAAGAAGACAAAGCCTGGAGACTCCGACATCGATTACAGCAGAGCGAGCGGTTTTAATCACCGAATTCTATCGATCGCATGATGCATTGACTATCTCAGCGCCGATGCGCCGGGCATTGGCGTTCAAATATCTGATGGAACATAAAGCCGTTTGCATCAACGATGG
Proteins encoded:
- the lspA gene encoding signal peptidase II; translated protein: MKLNRLKVALLFTLVILCTGCDLTTKWLAAQHLQWANPVTIIPNLIELRYTENEAIAFSMLRSIDSGTRRWIIYSLSTFALIFLVLMIWEVRKDSFLGLTALMLILSGAIGNLTERIFRGYVIDFIHLHYYDRFSWPIFNVADILITCGGILLAILMLRRKKKHTE
- a CDS encoding Ppx/GppA family phosphatase — translated: MALEIRRAAVLDIGTNAIKFLIAEKNAHGDWETVLDTSQVTRLGQGLHSSGLLNTAAMERSIAAIQKFLGIAREQQVDHILAVGTMALRTAANAQDFVERLRREANLNIQIIDGEEEARLSWLAVISSLPVPKARWLIFDVGGGSTEFILSQDRQLLGKISLNIGVVRLTEQILISDPVTDEEVQLADRSIKAAFQAIPWSGPISVLVGVGATMTTLGAMQHQLRRYQANLIHGLQLSYHDVTTLVSALKSKTIAERKRMPGLPADRADVILAGGMIVSAIMKQMQSKSVIISDRGVRHGLLIDRFHSE
- a CDS encoding S9 family peptidase codes for the protein MEGRFGKIIFWLVTFSLLGMTYSDNWAQKKRLTFNQVFKGAEPKLLGNLPMIVGWLDEKHYLEWQIVGTGPKATRKVLRVNARTGESSIYFDEEKHKDLLSEGFSLQSFEDRLEDYSGFLFNSENDLYYYSPLKRIFRQITATPAPEKNGKFSPNGRYVAYTRQNNLYALDLESGLERQLTCDGSETVYNGYASWVYYEEILGRASRYAAFWWAPNSNMIAFLRFDDSPVPTFPLYRADGVHGELEITRYPKAGDPNPYVRLGIYHLDQNKLVWVDLDERADHYVAWPFWTPDSKQLLFQWMNRGQDQLIIYSADPNTGQIKLIYQEHQDSWVEFFEDLYLFKDGRGMLLRSNKDGWAHLYYHDLDGQLKQRLTSGEWNVNDIALVDEANDLVYFHGSKERSTENHLYVVDLKGKNLKRLTKTPGSHRCQVAPGGKYFIDRHQSIHHPSQLDLCDTEGKIIRTLGTERTPLLDEYDLGKVELFSIPSGDGYDLPAIWVLPPNFDPSQRYPVLFQIYGGPAAATVSNSFPSLRWHYFAQHGIIMISVDHRGSGHFGKKGVALMHRNLGKWEMNDLIEAAKWLRSQPFIDPNRIGIAGGSYGGYTTCMALTYGADYFTHGIAEYSVVDWRLYDSVYTERYMDRPDENPQGYEFGSVLTHADKYKGHLLITHGTMDDNVHMQNTIQLISKLQDLDKDFELMLYPNARHGVGGTKRNHSTRENVQFWFRNFLGKEIGEE
- a CDS encoding AEC family transporter; the encoded protein is MQNLIFSFNGVAPVFLIIFLGYGLKKKGLINGNFVSISSKIVFTVAAPALVFESLSRTDLKMTFSLKLILFVYLSVLFFFALSWLISLGLSNNGRDRASFIQGSFRSNFAIIGFALIANMFGPAALSKAAILLAFVMPLYNILAIIALTVPIRADKQLTLQQMLSEIFTNPLILATIIALPFSYFDIELPQFLITTINSLAAITLPLALLGIGGSLDFEQIKKDARLAAVATILKIVIIPATIAVLGFRLGLSGQDLGVVFLLFATPSAIVSFVMAEAMGCNSELAGNIIVMTTLGSIITISLGIFLLKTLNMI
- a CDS encoding SEC-C metal-binding domain-containing protein; amino-acid sequence: MMMDFSVVPTAPIDVDQLKAQLINLCDQFNITRFEPDDIVELIEDGETVDWIISQLRLDNAELDGAQFESVLNGLASVLAPPKEAELIEEAGVEAGEEQPEVGEVEETEAAEAIPSIDLSQLDLGQLAPQLEELMGAKLPPGINLKQIQKMMASPQGAFLADFGLFCQEQGFDMNAISDPKQLEALNEQWMATPRPAFEGKTPAEVARENPTLYSFKKVETYRRTEPRIGRNDPCPCGSGKKYKKCCGKGK
- a CDS encoding uroporphyrinogen decarboxylase family protein — translated: MTTQERFYRVMHWQKPDRVPNMEFGYWDETIEKWHTQGLPVHVKTNQDVERYLGLEGVEIIPWLPAKNGLCPRFDYRVLEEGADYRVYQNEEGIICQSPKFGETIPRYLKFGIETREDWERYRTEHLDPNFAERIGDVRAAVVEAHAIGMPIRFDAGSLYGVLRNWMGMENLSIAIMTDRDWVEEMMEHLTQLTLQLIEQSLPGIRVDMAWWWEDMCYNRGPLISPKLFQELMVPRYKRVTAALQKYGVDINVLDCDGCIYELVPGWLEAGINCMFPIEALHTDPVLLRQRYGNAILLMGGVDKTALIKGKEAIDRELERIAPLVDQGGYIPMVDHRVPSDVSFENYIYYLEQKQNILQ